In Mangifera indica cultivar Alphonso chromosome 14, CATAS_Mindica_2.1, whole genome shotgun sequence, the DNA window CCATAACCATGGAAAACCCATGACCCTTACCCAATTGGTTACTGCATTACCCGTTCACCCTTCTAAAACAATCTTTGTCTACCGTCTCATGCGCATTTTAGCTCACTCTGGTTTCTTTACACTTACCAAAACTggtgaaaatgatgaagaagaagagtatGCTTATGGTCTAACCACTTCTTCACAACTCCTCCTTAAGGACAACTCCTTGAGTGTAAGACCTTTCCTAATGGTTGTGCTCGATCCCGTGATAACAACACCATGGAATCATCTCTGCTCTTGGTTTCAAAACGGTGAATATTCTACTCCTTTTGATATAGCTCATGGGATGAAATTTTGGGAGTATGTTGCGTGTAAGCCAAACATTAACCATTTATTTAATGAAGCCATGGCTAGTGATGCCCGATTAGTTATTAGTGTGGTGATTGAAAAGTGTGAGCATGTGTTCAAGGGATTAAAGTCATTGATTGATGTTGGTGGTGGCACCGGAACTATGGCCAAGGCCATTGTTAAAGCTTTTCCACACGTGGAATGCACTGTATTTGATCTCCCACATGTCGTTTCTGACATGCAAAGCCATGGAAATCTTAAATATATCGGAGGAAACATGTTTGATGTCATTCCTTCTGCAGATGCAGTCTTACTTAAGGTATTTTCAAGTTACAACTCTCATCTTCAacgcaaaattttttattttgttttctttttttcattttgtaaaatTGTATTGATGTCACCTAAAATTGACCAATAAGCAGTCGATATTACATGATTGGAATGATGAAGAATGTGTGAAGATTCTAAAGAAATGTAAGGAAACAGTTACAAGCACCGGGAAGACGGGAAAAGTTATCATAATAGACATTTtgtttgagaagaaagaagGGGATGATAAATCGATTGAAACGCAGCTTTTCTTTGACATGTTGATGATGGTGTTGCTTACAGGGAAAGAGCGAGATGAGAGAGAATGGGCCAAGCTTTTCTTAGATGCTGGTTTCACTCGCTATGAAGTAAACCCAATTTTAGGCGTAAGATCTCTCATTGAACTTTATCCTTGAGAAGTCGTCATGCTATTTTGTGAAACTTGTCCTGGTTTTGACCAGAGTGTTTACTTTAGTGTTTTGCAATTTCCCTAGAGTGCTGCACGATGAAATTGtacttcaattttatttatctgtttttaatttagtttgtgtCCACGACATGAGTGGAAAtgttatatgaaataaatttataatgttatttctacgtatttttaattatataattaaatatataaatgatatgttattatataatttaataattttaaattaaaaataaaataacataattatgattgaatttgagttaaacttgtttgaacttaaaaatgagtttaatttaagCAAATTCAAACCTAAGAGGTAAATATTTTTGTGGTCAAGTTTTAGGTTTTTTGACTAGTCAAACTTGTAAGTctagaaaattttgatacaaatcgattaaaacaatattattttgattaatacgtATCAAAATAGTATCGTTTTAGTCTTTTTTGTTTGGCTACAATATCGAactgaactcaaattcaaactcaaactcgagcttaacTCCCTTCAAACAAACTTAAGTTCAAACAATTTTGAAGTGAGTTCAACGAGCTTAAGCttagaaaaactcaagttcaattcaaTGAGAATCTAActctatattttatcatatgatgacatatcatatttatattaaaaaatatatatataaaattttatgttataaattcAAGCTATGATAACtaataatttgagttttaatttggCATAAATGATCCAAAATCCTTATGACAAACAAACACATGCTTTGTAAATTCTTATGACAAAATcaatctaatattttaatttttaattaattaaagtttttagtACATGAAACTTAATTAAGGCATGCGACTGGAAAAGCAAAATATTAACCTAATCGCATCaaacaaatatgattttaaccaatatcatattaaaatagagggatttttatttgaaattgcaTTAATCTTAAGtataattgaatcaaaatttcagTCTCAATGTGACTCTAGTTGAAAAAACACTAAAATCACATCATTCAAAGTGATTTTAATTGTAATAGCACTAGATTGGTGCAATCATAACCGGATGATATTGGATTAATACAATTTCAACCAAAACTGCATAATTCTAGTTTGATTTCGATTAAAATCAAACTGGTTTAATATAATCACAGGTCATCCGTCGAcaattgttttgaaattaatgttatttatttataaattatcactGAAAAGTTATATAATCACTATGTGATTgaacgttattttatttttaattcaaaattattcaattatgtaattatatattattatttgtatatataattttattttttagtataatagATTTGTAATATTAGTTAAATAGATTGATAATAGGGTAGATTCGAATCGAAACAAGCTCGAGATTGATAATAGCGTAACGAGCCGAGTTTGACTCATCGAGCTCGTTACGTTTGAGCTAGAACtcagttcgagtttgactcggTTTGTTTCGAGTTCAAGCttctaattaatttgttattaaaatgacatcgttttaatacatatttatcaaaacgacgtagttttgtatcaaaatttttaacttataaactTCGATGagcaagcttgagcttgactcgAGCTTGCTTAAGGCTGATTCATTTTGAACTTATTCgactcaagtttgagcttaagTTCGAACAGATTCGATTTAAATCTAGTTCTGATTGataatgttatataataatatataactaaaaatttgagataaatttttattttaataattaaaaagcccatatgaaattaattaaacagagaaattttaaagtataataATTAAACCTACTTTCGTGAATGagataaattagggttttatataataatagtgTTAATGTATAGATGTAGTAACCTTACCTAACAATTAAATCAAAGTTTCGTACAATTCACGTGATTCCACGTAACATCAATCCatccaataattaaaataagtgttaATCATgtactaaattataattattactgTTTTTAGTCATACTGCTCCAtcaatcaaccaaattttaaaatattaataaatatgtgaTCTTATCTTACCAATTAAATGTGAATCATAAGAGCCATTTCATAAAGTTACTCAAACttgttttaaaacttatataatttttaactaaGTATTAACCCATGTGGATTAGATCTTCGTATGTGTCATAAAAGATTTGGATTGGATATTCTTCACAATTTGTCGAAATAaaacattgttaaaaaaaaatcaattttctcatatattattatcgacattttaattgttaaaaagactaaaaaatATCTTGTAATATTCACTTGAATAATGCTTGCttcccaaatttttattaaatatttttttatgttaattgtagggttaataattattaaaaataaataaattttgaaaaagttgttCACACAACTTTAGTCATTAGTGAACTAGCTAAATATAATCTTGACCATATTGCACACGAAATGATGTTATTGATTGAAATTGTACTTAGGATAGTGAGATCCAATTTGATCACACCTATCTTAGTATAATTCAATCAAAGTCACACCTTAATAGTGTGATTTTGCTATAAACACAATAGAATGAATTGATTTGGCTTGAACATCATTTTTCGAAGTACAATTTTGGCTAGAGTTATATGAGGATGATGCTTCTATGGAAAAATGTTCCATTTTCAAAAGGTCTTCTTGACTAATATTCAAAAGGTCGAATAACGTATGCATAACCATTATGTTTGGTCAATAAAAGTGGATTTCAATACTATTTCTTGGTTAGCTAGTAGTTAGCAATTAATATGTAGTTAAGAGTTAACGACTGTTGTAAAAGTATGAGAGGCAAAGAAATAGAGGGTTGTAACAGTAGGAGTTCCCCTACTAGGGGTTGGAGGGAACTCATACTAGTAGTTGTTCTAAAAATAGTTGTAATTATTCACCCCCTAAGGGTTAGAGGGCTTTTGGTGCACTTGAACCTTGTTCATACATGACTCGATCAGTTTGATCAAGTACTCACCATCTATTTTCATTGTTCAACTCTTTGATAACGTGGAAAAACCAAAAGCTCTAGGGGATGGAAGGGCAGAGACTTTTGGTGTCCTTTCCAGTTAAGAATTGGGGTCTCACAATCACTAGCCAATATGCTTTTCTTGCATATCTTTCTTCATTCATGGTTTGATATTCTAGCGTCTTAGACATAGAGGAACCCCACCAATCCATCCCGAACTTAGTAGTTAAGCTCTATTGATTACTATAACAATACTGTAAATCTATTCTCTCCCACTTTACATTTTGTAATACACAGTATTCTATTCTTATAGCGAGAAAGGTGTTTTCACATTTCCTCGATCTAAAATGACtaaggagagaaaaatatgattgtAACAATCTTTAGGCTCAAATATAGTTATcttgattattaattatataattaaattatatgtacatattttttttatatataatctatatatagagataatatattattatgtaactaagttattttgaattaaaaataaaataataactaattatataataatatattatttatatatttaaattatatataaaaattatatacacaaaacataattttcaattataaaaacttatcaTATTGACGAAGCTCGAAAATATGTAGTACGAGTatccctttaaaatttttggtcTACCAACAATATAACGTGACTCACATGGATGCACCATATTCATATACAATTAATATGGTAATCATTTTATTTCCCTTACACGTGCAGTCTATGGGTTTGCtaatattcattaaataattaaaaattaaaaataaaataataatttattatataataatattttattatttatatataaaataatacatgaaAATCACGTAAaagtgatgacacatatttcaAATATGCTATTACCGTCATCGTTGTCGCAAGATGATGAccaagaaaatacaataaataaataaccgTAAGATGATGACCAAGAAAATATAATACGCAAGgaccaaaaatataataaacaatgaCCATAAGTTGAATAATATAGTGCATaaataaaaagtattattttttcaaaggccaaatgactaagtcccacccaaggattaataaatttatatttttatctattaagttttaaaatgtcaatttttcacttatttattgattttttaataaattctgttaatttttttattaaattactgaaaagtttgaaaaaaaaaccattatgcTAAATGACATTTGACtcccataattttttaaaataattttgtaccctaatttttattaatttcaattaaaaaattaaaaatttattgatacaaatattGATAAAGGTGTCATGACATATTTGGAagttaattgtatttttaaaaaatttaaaggtgttcataaaattttaaggtttttttaattagaaaaaatgttggagcgttttttttttctgaaaattttaaaatttcactacaCCACtcaatacataataaataagaattatatttttaaaaaaatatatgaggtaaataaataatttttaaataagataaaaaaatgctCATTAAAACTTTGTAATACAATTCCCTTGTAATATTTGAAAAGGTAACATAAATATCTTTTGATTGTTAAAATGAGTGGagaattgacttttttaaacttatcGGTTAGAATATGTTAATTCATCAAAATGTGGGTGGGACATGGTCGTTTGGCCTTCTTCAAATGGTTGTTGCACGTTACCGCAATTTCAATCTCTTCCTCGATCTATTACTATATATATCTCAATCTCTTGCACAATTTACACAAACAAATACCAAGTGGCTGGAGGATCCATCTTAGAAAGATAGTGTAAAGATGAAATTGGTGAATGGAGAACATGATAGCAGACTTCTCCAAGCTCAAGCTCATG includes these proteins:
- the LOC123196796 gene encoding probable O-methyltransferase 3 codes for the protein MQMVCGEHDHELLRAQSHVWNHIFSFINSMSLKCAIQLCIPDVIHNHGKPMTLTQLVTALPVHPSKTIFVYRLMRILAHSGFFTLTKTGENDEEEEYAYGLTTSSQLLLKDNSLSVRPFLMVVLDPVITTPWNHLCSWFQNGEYSTPFDIAHGMKFWEYVACKPNINHLFNEAMASDARLVISVVIEKCEHVFKGLKSLIDVGGGTGTMAKAIVKAFPHVECTVFDLPHVVSDMQSHGNLKYIGGNMFDVIPSADAVLLKSILHDWNDEECVKILKKCKETVTSTGKTGKVIIIDILFEKKEGDDKSIETQLFFDMLMMVLLTGKERDEREWAKLFLDAGFTRYEVNPILGVRSLIELYP